A DNA window from Cumulibacter manganitolerans contains the following coding sequences:
- a CDS encoding AlbA family DNA-binding domain-containing protein, whose amino-acid sequence MNFTPLHRALGLPPSPLTDQILTDAVTAGVTERDDLDWKSELPPIKNLAQTDVPKDIAAMANSGGGMIVYGVEEREKAATGRSDTGEFTEGHERAYRSVAVTAITPPVFGLDIHRLGADCRAVAVVIPASVDGPHLIYKNDFFGAPVRNDSDTVWMKERQIEVMYRARFDERRRATEAVDTLFAEAAEGRDVDKRAWLVAVAHPRIPGALTRLTRDEAREAFKAARTTTLSFSKNTGVHPLENVEHVNPRPGLRRWVAPNTATGDRSIWREAWASVHHDGSVSLAAAVGGHRMSADGYFEGWQVEGRGIESAVADFMALVHANAQALHHDEYDVRVGVEWAGEQPLSILTVDGSGFTYDGVSTPLRAFTSIRSTVRASASAADFHRQVYELAEDCVNQGGLTHLHVINPLPEVED is encoded by the coding sequence ATGAACTTCACACCGTTGCACCGCGCGCTCGGGCTGCCGCCGAGCCCTCTGACGGATCAGATCCTGACCGACGCGGTGACAGCGGGTGTGACGGAGCGCGACGACTTGGATTGGAAGTCTGAACTCCCGCCGATCAAGAACCTTGCGCAGACCGATGTGCCCAAGGACATCGCGGCGATGGCGAACAGTGGCGGCGGGATGATCGTCTACGGCGTCGAAGAACGGGAGAAGGCGGCGACGGGGCGGAGCGATACCGGAGAGTTCACCGAAGGGCACGAGCGCGCCTATCGGAGCGTAGCGGTCACCGCGATCACCCCGCCCGTATTCGGGCTCGACATTCACCGGCTCGGCGCCGATTGCCGCGCGGTTGCTGTGGTCATCCCCGCAAGCGTGGACGGACCGCACCTGATCTACAAGAACGATTTCTTTGGCGCTCCCGTCCGGAACGACTCCGATACGGTGTGGATGAAAGAGCGCCAGATCGAGGTCATGTATCGAGCGCGATTCGATGAACGACGCCGCGCGACAGAGGCCGTGGACACGCTGTTCGCGGAAGCTGCGGAGGGCCGCGACGTAGACAAACGAGCGTGGCTGGTCGCGGTGGCTCATCCGCGTATCCCCGGAGCCCTGACGCGACTGACCCGGGACGAGGCACGAGAGGCTTTCAAAGCGGCTCGGACGACCACGCTCTCGTTCTCGAAGAACACCGGCGTCCATCCGCTGGAGAACGTCGAGCACGTGAATCCTCGCCCTGGACTGCGTCGCTGGGTCGCACCGAACACCGCCACAGGTGACCGGTCGATCTGGAGGGAAGCATGGGCCAGCGTGCATCATGACGGGTCGGTCTCTCTGGCCGCAGCCGTCGGCGGCCACCGCATGAGCGCTGATGGATACTTCGAGGGCTGGCAGGTCGAGGGGCGTGGAATCGAATCTGCCGTGGCGGACTTCATGGCCCTCGTGCACGCGAATGCCCAAGCGCTGCATCACGACGAATATGACGTGCGGGTCGGCGTCGAGTGGGCCGGCGAGCAGCCATTGAGCATCCTGACAGTCGACGGTTCCGGCTTCACCTACGACGGGGTCTCCACCCCGCTCCGGGCCTTTACATCGATACGATCGACTGTCAGAGCATCGGCCTCCGCGGCCGATTTCCATCGACAGGTGTACGAGCTGGCTGAGGACTGCGTGAACCAGGGAGGCCTCACCCATCTCCACGTCATCAACCCGCTACCAGAAGTCGAAGACTAG
- a CDS encoding DNA-processing protein DprA: protein MDGGADSFLSRPLLDFVAIVGSRASTSYGELVAGEFAADFARDDRVVVGGGSYGIEAAANRAALASGGSTIAVLAGGVDRPYPAGNRDLLDQVADVGLVVSEVPPGETPSRHRFQARGRLMAALSNVTILVEAGARSGVMRLAEQAHDLGRRVGAVPGPVTSATSTGPHRLLQERRGELVTDASQIINLLHMTEALNEAPTGSLHPSRFRAAPPQQRSTDTPTL, encoded by the coding sequence GTGGACGGGGGCGCGGACTCGTTCCTGTCTCGCCCGCTCCTCGACTTCGTCGCCATCGTCGGTTCCCGCGCCTCAACCTCCTACGGGGAGCTGGTCGCCGGGGAGTTCGCCGCGGACTTCGCCAGGGATGATCGTGTGGTCGTCGGCGGCGGGTCGTATGGGATCGAGGCGGCAGCGAATCGCGCGGCCCTGGCCAGCGGAGGGAGCACGATCGCGGTGCTCGCCGGCGGCGTGGACCGGCCATACCCGGCAGGGAACCGTGACCTGCTGGATCAGGTCGCCGACGTCGGACTCGTCGTGAGCGAAGTCCCGCCGGGAGAGACACCCTCCCGGCACAGATTCCAGGCACGCGGCCGGCTGATGGCCGCCCTGTCGAACGTCACCATCCTGGTCGAAGCCGGCGCACGTTCGGGCGTGATGCGGCTGGCTGAGCAGGCCCATGATCTGGGCCGGCGGGTCGGAGCGGTTCCGGGTCCGGTGACCAGCGCGACCAGCACCGGCCCGCACCGGCTCTTGCAGGAACGCCGCGGCGAGCTCGTCACCGATGCCAGCCAGATCATCAACTTGCTGCACATGACCGAAGCACTGAACGAAGCGCCAACCGGTTCCCTGCACCCGTCGCGGTTCCGGGCGGCACCACCACAACAGCGCAGCACCGACACCCCGACCCTCTGA
- a CDS encoding recombinase family protein, with protein sequence MTKAILYLRSATGSREQTDRQEDTYREYLQERGLFDAGTFTESGQPHDRLTDLIDTATKAGITEVVVADLSRLGSRPQASMRNLNALKGAGLTLHAATGTLSGPSWRSAS encoded by the coding sequence ATGACCAAGGCGATCCTCTACCTGCGCAGCGCGACCGGGAGCCGGGAGCAGACAGACCGGCAGGAGGATACCTACCGCGAATACCTGCAAGAACGCGGCCTGTTCGATGCCGGTACGTTTACCGAATCGGGGCAGCCCCACGATCGGCTCACCGACCTCATCGACACGGCCACCAAAGCCGGGATAACTGAGGTGGTCGTCGCCGACCTCTCCCGTCTGGGAAGCCGACCGCAGGCATCGATGCGCAACCTCAACGCGCTCAAAGGCGCCGGCCTGACCCTCCACGCCGCCACCGGCACCCTCAGCGGCCCGTCCTGGAGGAGTGCATCGTAG